In a genomic window of Curtobacterium flaccumfaciens pv. betae:
- a CDS encoding LLM class flavin-dependent oxidoreductase → MSDAPNRPLRFAAFVMNTTSHIQHGLWRHPDARQADFDDVTLWTDLARTLERGKFDAMFFADVVGTYGPGRGDYSTNLREGLQIPSNDPSVLLSALAVSTEHLGLAFTSSVIQAHPFDFARKVSTLDHISRGRIGWNVVTSALDSAARNFGADRLEEHDERYVWAEEYLEVCAKLWEGSWEDGAVLKDPVRGYADPDRVHRIDHHGKRYDVQGPHLSAPSPQRTPVLFQAGSSPAGRAFAARNAEAQFILTSNRDATEQLIRETRDLAEAAGRQRDDIAFFLGLTFVTGSTEAEAKAKEAEIDEYLAADGFLVHSNLGFDPDTGEPLDPDTPLSEVRTHAGQSHLQWLREAAGDREPTIADLARLSAKLRARVVGTPEQIADELADWQRVGVDGVNVINWTLPGSYEEFVDHIAPTLQERGLMQSEYREGTLREKLFGHAQLPDSHPARRWRGAFTGGAGATATHPDDATHPDDATRAVEVPA, encoded by the coding sequence ATGAGCGATGCACCGAACCGCCCGCTGCGCTTCGCGGCCTTCGTCATGAACACGACCTCGCACATCCAGCACGGCCTGTGGCGGCACCCCGACGCCCGGCAGGCGGACTTCGACGACGTGACGCTGTGGACCGACCTGGCGAGGACCCTCGAGCGCGGCAAGTTCGACGCGATGTTCTTCGCCGACGTCGTCGGGACCTACGGCCCCGGTCGCGGCGACTACTCGACCAACCTGCGCGAGGGGCTGCAGATCCCCTCGAACGACCCCTCCGTGCTGCTCTCCGCGCTCGCCGTGTCGACCGAGCACCTCGGCCTCGCGTTCACCTCGAGCGTCATCCAGGCGCACCCGTTCGACTTCGCCCGCAAGGTCTCCACGCTCGACCACATCAGCCGGGGCCGCATCGGCTGGAACGTCGTCACGAGCGCCCTCGACAGCGCCGCCCGGAACTTCGGGGCCGACCGGCTCGAGGAGCACGACGAGCGCTACGTCTGGGCCGAGGAGTACCTCGAGGTCTGCGCGAAGCTCTGGGAGGGATCGTGGGAGGACGGCGCCGTGCTGAAGGACCCCGTCCGTGGCTACGCCGACCCCGACAGGGTGCACCGCATCGACCACCACGGCAAGCGCTACGACGTGCAGGGCCCGCACCTGTCGGCACCGTCACCACAGCGGACCCCGGTGCTGTTCCAGGCGGGGTCGTCGCCCGCCGGCCGGGCCTTCGCCGCGCGGAACGCCGAGGCGCAGTTCATCCTGACCTCGAACCGGGACGCCACCGAACAGCTCATCCGCGAGACCCGCGACCTGGCCGAGGCCGCCGGCCGGCAGCGGGACGACATCGCGTTCTTCCTCGGCCTGACCTTCGTCACCGGCTCCACCGAGGCCGAGGCGAAGGCCAAGGAAGCGGAGATCGACGAGTACCTGGCCGCCGACGGGTTCCTGGTGCACTCGAACCTCGGCTTCGACCCGGACACCGGCGAGCCCCTCGACCCGGACACCCCGCTGTCCGAGGTCCGCACCCACGCCGGGCAGTCGCACCTGCAGTGGCTCCGCGAGGCCGCCGGGGACCGCGAACCGACCATCGCCGACCTCGCCCGGCTGTCCGCCAAGCTCCGCGCCCGGGTCGTCGGGACGCCGGAGCAGATCGCCGACGAGCTCGCCGACTGGCAGCGCGTGGGCGTCGACGGCGTCAACGTCATCAACTGGACGCTGCCCGGCTCGTACGAGGAGTTTGTCGACCACATCGCGCCGACCCTGCAGGAGCGCGGGCTGATGCAGTCCGAGTACCGCGAGGGGACCCTGCGCGAGAAGCTCTTCGGCCACGCGCAGCTGCCGGACTCGCACCCCGCCAGGCGGTGGCGCGGAGCGTTCACGGGCGGTGCCGGCGCGACCGCGACCCACCCCGACGACGCGACCCACCCGGACGACGCGACCCGTGCGGTGGAGGTGCCCGCATGA
- a CDS encoding metallopeptidase family protein, whose protein sequence is MEMSADAFEQLVTDELDLLPDEMVDGLDNVVFVVEDEPENGEELFGVYDGIAATERGQYGFGELPDRIVVFRKQHLAECDTVEELKDEVHTTLVHEIGHFYGIDDERLHELGWA, encoded by the coding sequence ATGGAGATGTCCGCCGACGCGTTCGAGCAACTCGTGACCGACGAACTCGACCTGCTGCCCGACGAGATGGTCGACGGGCTCGACAACGTGGTGTTCGTCGTCGAGGACGAGCCGGAGAACGGCGAAGAGCTGTTCGGCGTGTACGACGGCATCGCGGCCACCGAGCGCGGCCAGTACGGCTTCGGTGAACTGCCCGACCGCATCGTCGTGTTCCGGAAGCAGCACCTGGCCGAGTGCGACACGGTCGAGGAGCTCAAGGACGAGGTACACACCACCCTCGTGCACGAGATCGGCCACTTCTACGGGATCGACGACGAGCGGCTGCACGAGCTCGGCTGGGCGTAG
- the msrA gene encoding peptide-methionine (S)-S-oxide reductase MsrA — translation MTTFVLAGGCFWCLDAVYRTLHGVQDVVSGYVGGHVEEPSYELVCTGTTGHAEAVAVTFDESVIPADVILDVFFTLHDPRQLNRQGADVGTQYRSAMFPADDAQRELFERAIERASDIWDGGIVTTIEPLSTFHRAEEYHQDFFAKNPGQGYCLAVALPKVNKVRKAYSQYILAS, via the coding sequence ATGACCACGTTCGTGCTCGCAGGTGGATGTTTCTGGTGTCTCGACGCCGTGTACCGCACGCTGCATGGTGTGCAGGACGTGGTGTCCGGCTACGTCGGCGGACACGTCGAGGAGCCCTCCTACGAACTGGTGTGCACCGGCACGACGGGGCACGCCGAGGCGGTCGCCGTGACGTTCGACGAGTCGGTGATCCCCGCCGACGTGATCCTCGACGTCTTCTTCACGCTGCACGACCCCCGTCAGCTGAACCGTCAGGGCGCCGACGTCGGCACGCAGTACCGCTCGGCGATGTTCCCGGCCGACGACGCGCAGCGCGAGCTGTTCGAGCGCGCGATCGAGCGGGCTTCCGACATCTGGGACGGCGGCATCGTCACCACCATCGAGCCGCTCTCGACGTTCCACCGCGCCGAGGAGTACCACCAGGACTTCTTCGCGAAGAACCCGGGCCAGGGTTACTGCCTCGCAGTGGCGCTGCCCAAGGTGAACAAGGTCCGGAAGGCCTACAGTCAGTACATCCTGGCGTCCTGA
- a CDS encoding DUF6716 putative glycosyltransferase translates to MTGPVDGTRALDGPGDGGAPTDGLEARLPSDASPRIRRVVGLVDTDSFAKWGAHLLASAPADWDLELRTVATPRSASPKQLRSAFRGLDRRLAHLHREPPAPKDVDAVVEELRQDPPDAVLVSLMGPVAELVIDEVHRRIPHRPVLVSGLPGISFPSKWKGIFSRARADLFVLHSHREVRAYEEMAREGGVEPHFALATLPFARRAGSTGSAGATDPVGGVGGTVRDSVVFAAQPSVPSERADRALVVRWLVETARAHPEWRVVIKTRAAAGEHQTHREEHPYPDLVPTDAPPNLVVESGPMAEHLDRAVALVTISSTAVLEAAARGVPALTLTDFGIGRHLINEVFVGSGLEGDAVDLVDGRFGVVRPEWMRDNYFHPASEDDWQHRLVELMARRDAGALVDRAPARRSRGGVLRRAWERKNALGGADRSPLGLVALGIGAPIRGAKRLVRRVRAMVDPPAPVVVAAPTSQRAGARATVPAPGAAAGTAAAPAAATAAAPAAAAASAAAAAAAARSERLGHREQELVTGRDAG, encoded by the coding sequence GTGACCGGCCCGGTCGACGGGACACGCGCCCTGGACGGGCCGGGTGACGGTGGTGCGCCGACAGACGGACTGGAGGCGCGCCTCCCGTCCGACGCGTCACCACGCATCCGACGCGTGGTCGGCCTGGTCGACACCGACTCGTTCGCGAAGTGGGGCGCCCACCTGCTGGCGAGCGCCCCGGCGGACTGGGACCTCGAGCTGCGCACCGTGGCGACCCCGCGGTCGGCGAGTCCGAAGCAGCTGCGGTCGGCGTTCCGCGGGCTCGACCGGCGACTCGCCCACCTGCACCGCGAACCACCCGCGCCCAAGGACGTCGACGCCGTCGTCGAGGAGCTCCGACAGGACCCGCCGGACGCCGTCCTGGTGTCGTTGATGGGACCGGTGGCTGAACTCGTGATCGACGAGGTGCACCGGCGGATCCCGCACCGGCCGGTGCTGGTGTCGGGGCTGCCGGGGATCTCGTTCCCGTCGAAGTGGAAGGGCATCTTCTCCCGCGCCCGAGCCGACCTGTTCGTGCTCCACAGCCACCGTGAGGTCCGCGCGTACGAGGAGATGGCGCGCGAGGGCGGCGTCGAGCCGCACTTCGCGCTCGCAACGCTGCCGTTCGCGCGGCGTGCCGGATCGACCGGCAGTGCCGGCGCGACCGATCCTGTCGGCGGTGTCGGTGGGACGGTTCGCGACTCCGTCGTCTTCGCGGCGCAGCCGAGTGTGCCGTCCGAACGGGCCGACCGGGCGCTCGTCGTGCGGTGGTTGGTCGAGACGGCGCGGGCGCACCCGGAGTGGCGCGTCGTCATCAAGACGCGCGCTGCGGCCGGCGAGCACCAGACGCACCGCGAGGAGCACCCCTACCCGGACCTGGTGCCCACGGACGCGCCGCCCAACCTCGTGGTGGAGAGCGGGCCGATGGCCGAACACCTCGACCGGGCGGTGGCACTCGTGACCATCAGCTCGACCGCGGTGCTCGAGGCGGCGGCACGGGGTGTCCCCGCGCTCACGCTGACCGACTTCGGCATCGGGCGGCACCTGATCAACGAGGTGTTCGTGGGGAGCGGCCTCGAGGGTGACGCCGTCGACCTGGTCGATGGACGGTTCGGGGTCGTCCGGCCGGAGTGGATGCGGGACAACTACTTCCACCCGGCCTCAGAGGACGACTGGCAGCACCGGCTCGTGGAGCTCATGGCCCGACGGGACGCCGGGGCCCTGGTGGACCGGGCGCCGGCGCGTCGGAGTCGCGGTGGGGTACTGCGCCGCGCGTGGGAGCGGAAGAACGCCCTCGGCGGGGCAGATCGCAGCCCGCTCGGGCTGGTGGCGCTGGGCATCGGGGCGCCGATCCGGGGCGCGAAGCGTCTGGTGCGACGCGTGCGGGCGATGGTCGATCCGCCGGCACCCGTGGTGGTGGCGGCGCCGACGTCGCAGCGCGCGGGGGCCCGCGCCACTGTGCCTGCGCCGGGGGCCGCCGCTGGCACGGCCGCGGCGCCTGCGGCTGCGACGGCTGCGGCGCCTGCGGCGGCGGCGGCTTCGGCGGCCGCGGCCGCGGCTGCGGCTCGTTCAGAGCGCCTTGGCCACCGCGAGCAGGAGCTGGTCACGGGTCGGGACGCCGGGTGA
- a CDS encoding acyl-CoA dehydrogenase family protein translates to MTAATTTDGAVTGLPADRLATLRDRFAPVFATIRDGAVERELASGTPGDRPLPHAEVRALADAGFGRLRVPEDRGGFGVTLVELAHLVADLAAADSNIAHLWRGHFGYTELVLLRPHSASRDEWLDRIVGGAIVGNATSERTGTTLADISTTVTPSGGSLRLDGRKFYSTGTLYADWIYLAADRDGERVTFAVDASAPGVRSIDDWDGFGQRLTASGTTVFDGVSVDPSVVSAYRDAPLSHIQAFYQLYLLAVLAGIGQAVSDDAVAFVRPRTRTYIHANAAVPGEDPQVLAVLGRLSAGAFTARSLVVAAAGLLDAVVATNEPGVGVDRVVLDAAENAVYQAQVEIGPRVLRSATELFEVGGASAADRTRALDRHWRNARVVASHNPAVYKERMVGEYALHGRGPVGAWEKYHEVGPTRF, encoded by the coding sequence ATGACGGCCGCGACGACGACCGACGGAGCCGTGACGGGCCTCCCGGCCGACCGTCTGGCGACCCTGCGCGACCGCTTCGCGCCCGTGTTCGCGACCATCCGCGACGGCGCGGTCGAGCGTGAGCTCGCGTCCGGCACTCCCGGCGACCGGCCGCTGCCGCACGCCGAGGTCCGGGCGCTCGCCGACGCGGGGTTCGGGCGGCTCCGCGTGCCGGAGGACCGCGGCGGCTTCGGCGTGACGCTGGTCGAACTCGCGCACCTGGTGGCGGACCTGGCGGCGGCGGACTCGAACATCGCGCACCTGTGGCGGGGACACTTCGGGTACACCGAACTGGTGCTGCTGCGGCCGCACTCGGCGTCGCGCGACGAGTGGCTCGACCGGATCGTCGGCGGCGCGATCGTCGGGAACGCGACCTCGGAGCGGACCGGGACGACCCTGGCCGACATCTCGACGACGGTGACGCCGTCTGGTGGTTCCCTCCGCCTCGACGGGCGGAAGTTCTACTCGACCGGCACGCTCTACGCGGACTGGATCTACCTGGCGGCAGACCGTGACGGCGAGCGCGTGACGTTCGCCGTCGACGCCTCCGCGCCGGGCGTCAGGAGCATCGACGACTGGGACGGGTTCGGGCAGCGGTTGACCGCGTCCGGCACCACCGTGTTCGACGGGGTGTCGGTCGACCCCTCGGTGGTGTCGGCGTACCGGGACGCCCCGCTGTCGCACATCCAGGCCTTCTACCAGCTGTACCTGCTGGCGGTCCTCGCCGGGATCGGGCAGGCCGTTTCCGACGACGCCGTGGCCTTCGTGCGACCACGGACCCGCACGTACATCCACGCCAACGCGGCCGTGCCGGGGGAGGACCCGCAGGTGCTCGCGGTGCTCGGGCGGCTGTCGGCCGGGGCGTTCACCGCCCGGTCACTCGTCGTCGCCGCCGCGGGGCTGCTCGACGCGGTCGTCGCCACGAACGAACCCGGGGTCGGCGTCGACCGCGTGGTGCTCGACGCGGCCGAGAACGCCGTGTACCAGGCGCAGGTCGAGATCGGGCCGCGGGTGCTGCGGTCGGCGACCGAGCTCTTCGAGGTCGGCGGGGCGTCCGCTGCCGACCGGACGCGTGCGCTGGACCGGCACTGGCGGAACGCCCGGGTGGTGGCGTCGCACAACCCGGCGGTCTACAAGGAGCGGATGGTGGGGGAGTACGCGCTGCACGGGCGGGGGCCGGTGGGGGCGTGGGAGAAGTACCACGAGGTGGGGCCGACGCGGTTCTGA
- a CDS encoding single-stranded DNA-binding protein — MNDIITVCGIVATEPRHLVTETGIAITSLRLASPSRRWDRATAAWVNGATNWYTVTAFRSLASNVFKSLKKGDRIVVAGRVRIRTWERDGRGGTSVEIDADGIGHDLAWGISNWVKVPRHTSDSAVTPGVTPDVDPRTGEVRGPTPDEPGSAPGHDQARADGEESVDHVEPDHVDRDEEHDHDLDEAGQVDGLRALDAPEEHERTAA; from the coding sequence ATGAACGACATCATCACCGTCTGCGGAATCGTCGCCACCGAGCCCCGGCACCTCGTCACCGAGACCGGCATCGCCATCACGAGTCTCCGACTCGCGTCGCCCTCACGCCGTTGGGACCGGGCAACCGCCGCCTGGGTCAACGGCGCGACCAACTGGTACACCGTCACCGCGTTCCGGTCGCTCGCATCGAACGTGTTCAAGTCCCTGAAGAAGGGCGACCGGATCGTCGTCGCCGGCCGGGTCCGCATCCGCACGTGGGAACGCGACGGTCGCGGTGGGACCTCGGTCGAGATCGACGCCGACGGCATCGGGCACGACCTGGCGTGGGGCATCAGCAACTGGGTCAAGGTGCCTCGACACACCTCGGACTCGGCGGTGACGCCGGGTGTCACCCCGGACGTCGACCCCCGGACCGGCGAGGTGCGCGGCCCGACCCCGGACGAGCCCGGGTCGGCTCCTGGGCACGACCAGGCCCGGGCGGACGGCGAGGAGTCGGTCGATCACGTCGAGCCCGACCACGTCGATCGGGACGAAGAACACGACCACGATCTCGACGAGGCCGGTCAGGTCGACGGCCTGCGCGCCCTGGACGCACCCGAGGAGCACGAACGCACGGCCGCGTGA
- a CDS encoding MarR family winged helix-turn-helix transcriptional regulator: METPREQTIETLLVSVNRLIRSAVQSTGNTTSAAVWRTLGILETDEPLRLGELATASRVAQPTMTRLVAGMLADGLVSRSVDPDDSRGQLIELTEAGRERLASWRSTLTSTVGPLFADLTDDDWDVLHHAANLIAQRTRTTPNGTEIPA, from the coding sequence ATGGAAACACCGCGTGAGCAGACGATCGAGACCCTCCTCGTCTCCGTCAACCGCCTGATCCGCAGCGCCGTCCAGTCGACGGGCAACACCACGTCCGCCGCGGTCTGGCGCACGCTCGGCATCCTCGAGACCGACGAGCCCCTGCGACTCGGTGAACTGGCCACCGCCTCCCGTGTGGCGCAGCCCACGATGACCCGACTCGTCGCCGGCATGCTCGCCGACGGCCTGGTCAGCCGCAGCGTCGACCCGGACGACTCCCGCGGGCAGCTCATCGAACTCACCGAGGCCGGACGCGAACGACTCGCCTCCTGGCGCTCCACCCTCACCAGCACGGTCGGTCCGTTGTTCGCCGACCTGACCGACGACGACTGGGACGTCCTGCACCACGCGGCGAACCTGATCGCCCAGCGGACCCGGACAACCCCCAACGGAACGGAGATCCCCGCGTGA
- a CDS encoding N-acetylneuraminate synthase family protein, with product MTVTIGTSTIGAGHPAYLIGEIGLNHNGDVDIAKQLIDVAADAGLQAVKFQKRTPAISTPEHMKNTPRSTPWGDMTYLEYRYRVEFDRDQYIEIGDHATLRGLDWFASPWDEPSVDFLEDLNVVAYKIASASVTDLGMLAAVAATGKPVILSTGMSTLEQIDAAVETLGTDRLVLMHATSTYPLPAEEANLRMIDTLAHRYAGVPVGYSGHEPGLQISIAAVALGATAVERHITLDRTMWGSDHAASLEPHGLKTLARDIRIIETALGDGVKRIFPGEQAPLAKLRRVGA from the coding sequence ATGACCGTCACCATCGGTACGTCCACGATCGGCGCGGGCCACCCCGCGTACCTCATCGGCGAGATCGGCCTCAACCACAACGGCGACGTCGACATCGCGAAGCAGCTCATCGACGTCGCCGCCGACGCGGGCCTGCAGGCCGTGAAGTTCCAGAAGCGCACCCCCGCGATCTCCACGCCGGAGCACATGAAGAACACCCCGCGCAGCACCCCGTGGGGCGACATGACCTACCTGGAGTACCGCTACCGCGTCGAGTTCGACCGCGACCAGTACATCGAGATCGGCGACCACGCGACCCTCCGGGGCCTCGACTGGTTCGCGTCGCCGTGGGACGAGCCGTCGGTCGACTTCCTCGAGGACCTCAACGTCGTCGCCTACAAGATCGCCTCGGCGTCCGTCACCGACCTCGGCATGCTCGCCGCCGTCGCCGCGACCGGCAAGCCCGTCATCCTGTCGACCGGCATGTCCACGCTCGAGCAGATCGACGCCGCCGTCGAGACCCTCGGCACCGACCGTCTCGTCCTCATGCACGCGACGTCGACCTACCCGTTGCCGGCCGAGGAGGCGAACCTCCGCATGATCGACACCCTCGCCCACCGGTACGCGGGCGTCCCCGTCGGGTACTCCGGCCACGAGCCCGGCCTGCAGATCTCCATCGCCGCGGTCGCCCTCGGCGCCACGGCCGTCGAGCGCCACATCACGCTCGACCGCACGATGTGGGGCTCCGACCACGCCGCGTCGCTCGAGCCGCACGGCCTGAAGACGCTCGCCCGCGACATCCGCATCATCGAGACCGCTCTCGGCGACGGCGTGAAGAGGATCTTCCCCGGCGAGCAGGCACCGCTCGCGAAGCTGCGGCGCGTCGGCGCGTGA
- a CDS encoding thioredoxin family protein has product MQLDLWTSAFCAPCAAARRVSAEASALVPGLTVTERDVAAHPDDAEDLGIRSTPTIIVRQDDGTEVFRSPGVPTRDQLLLAVAKAL; this is encoded by the coding sequence ATGCAGCTCGACCTCTGGACGTCCGCCTTCTGTGCGCCGTGCGCCGCCGCCCGCCGGGTGTCGGCCGAGGCCTCGGCGCTCGTCCCCGGGCTCACCGTGACCGAACGCGACGTGGCGGCGCACCCCGACGACGCGGAAGACCTCGGTATCCGGTCCACGCCCACGATCATCGTGCGGCAGGACGACGGCACCGAGGTCTTCCGTTCACCCGGCGTCCCGACCCGTGACCAGCTCCTGCTCGCGGTGGCCAAGGCGCTCTGA
- a CDS encoding cytidylyltransferase domain-containing protein, producing MRTTGSVLAVVPARAGSKGLPGKNLRTVAGRSLVRRAVESARRSARIDEVVVTTDGDAIAAESVAAGAAVVRRPPELAGDEASSESALLHVLDAISTPLPDVLVFLQATSPFIDPADLDAAVARVVDGHADAVFAAAPSHAFLWRTAPDGTAVAVNHDAATRPRRQDREPEYRETGAFYVMRTAGFLENRHRFHGRVELAVVDGAGAIDIDDEADLALAEALAEAPAPAPAPTATTTRDPSPTRATPAPNGAP from the coding sequence ATGCGCACCACCGGTTCCGTCCTCGCCGTCGTGCCCGCCCGTGCTGGGTCGAAGGGGCTCCCCGGCAAGAACCTCCGTACGGTCGCGGGTCGTTCGCTGGTCCGTCGAGCGGTCGAATCGGCACGACGTTCCGCGCGCATCGACGAGGTGGTCGTCACGACCGACGGCGACGCCATCGCTGCCGAGTCCGTCGCCGCCGGTGCCGCCGTGGTCCGCCGTCCACCCGAGCTCGCCGGCGACGAGGCGTCCTCGGAGTCCGCGCTGCTGCACGTCCTCGACGCGATCAGCACGCCGCTGCCCGACGTCCTCGTCTTCCTGCAGGCGACCTCGCCGTTCATCGACCCGGCCGACCTCGACGCGGCCGTCGCGCGCGTGGTCGACGGGCACGCCGACGCGGTGTTCGCCGCCGCTCCGTCACACGCGTTCCTGTGGCGGACCGCCCCGGACGGTACCGCGGTGGCGGTGAACCACGACGCTGCGACGAGGCCCCGTCGGCAGGACCGCGAGCCCGAGTACCGCGAGACCGGCGCCTTCTACGTGATGCGGACGGCGGGGTTCCTCGAGAACCGGCACCGGTTCCACGGCCGCGTCGAGCTGGCCGTCGTCGACGGTGCCGGCGCGATCGACATCGACGACGAGGCCGACCTGGCCCTCGCCGAAGCCCTCGCCGAAGCCCCGGCCCCGGCCCCGGCCCCGACAGCCACCACGACCCGAGACCCATCCCCGACGCGGGCCACCCCCGCACCGAACGGAGCACCATGA
- the orn gene encoding oligoribonuclease — protein sequence MATANDRLVWIDCEMTGLDLEVDELVEVAVVITDFDLEPVHPGFDIVIKPDQSALDNMNEFVTNMHVTSGLIEEIPNGVSLADAEYQVLEYILQHVPAEGSAPLAGNTIGTDRAFLSKYMPRVDGHLHYRSVDVSSIKELCRRWFPRVYFNAPEKHGGHRALADILESIRELEYYRRAGFVAEPGPSTDDVRAVQADVVAKWESRLAQPAAE from the coding sequence ATGGCAACCGCGAATGACCGCCTCGTCTGGATCGACTGCGAGATGACCGGCCTCGACCTCGAGGTCGACGAACTCGTCGAGGTGGCCGTGGTCATCACCGACTTCGACCTCGAGCCCGTGCACCCCGGCTTCGACATCGTCATCAAGCCGGACCAGTCCGCGCTCGACAACATGAACGAGTTCGTGACGAACATGCACGTCACCTCGGGGCTCATCGAGGAGATCCCGAACGGCGTGAGCCTGGCGGACGCCGAGTACCAGGTGCTCGAGTACATCCTCCAGCACGTCCCCGCCGAGGGCTCCGCACCCCTGGCCGGCAACACGATCGGCACCGACCGCGCATTCCTGTCGAAGTACATGCCGCGGGTCGACGGGCACCTGCACTACCGCAGCGTCGACGTGTCGAGCATCAAGGAGCTCTGCCGCCGCTGGTTTCCCCGCGTGTACTTCAACGCACCGGAGAAGCACGGTGGGCACCGGGCCCTCGCGGACATCCTCGAGTCGATCCGCGAGCTCGAGTACTACCGCCGCGCCGGCTTCGTCGCCGAGCCCGGCCCGAGCACCGACGACGTGCGCGCCGTGCAGGCCGACGTCGTGGCGAAGTGGGAGTCACGGCTGGCGCAGCCCGCAGCCGAGTAG
- a CDS encoding MFS transporter, which produces MNAHAPAGQSGSILKQSSAVWAIAFACVVAFMGIGLVDPILPAIAASLKATPAQTELLFTSYLAVTGVAMFFTSWVSSRIGAKRTLLIGLALIVVFSVLAATSNNVWSIIDFRAGWGLGNALFISTALATIVGAASGGTASAIILYEAALGLGIAVGPLVGGLLGSVSWRGPFFGVTTLMAVAFIAIVALLKTGSLEKPTPTKLSAPFRALTRPALAALAATALFYNIGFFVLLAYTPFPLGFGALGIGFTFFGWGVGLAITSVWVAPMLTARFRRTTVLKIALPLLSLDLFAAAVVVRSQVGLIICVVIGGLVLGVLNTVLTECVMEATDLPRSVASSAYSAVRFIGGAIAPPVATLLADAYSPSAAYVFAGASVAVAFVVILCTTRILRRVDDGAEPERVEAEAITAGDMA; this is translated from the coding sequence GTGAACGCCCACGCACCCGCCGGCCAGTCCGGCTCCATCCTCAAGCAGTCGTCCGCGGTCTGGGCGATCGCCTTCGCCTGCGTCGTCGCGTTCATGGGCATCGGCCTCGTCGACCCGATCCTCCCGGCGATCGCGGCGTCCCTCAAGGCGACCCCCGCGCAGACCGAACTGCTCTTCACGAGCTACCTCGCCGTCACCGGTGTCGCGATGTTCTTCACCAGCTGGGTCTCCAGCCGCATCGGCGCGAAGCGCACCCTGCTCATCGGACTCGCCCTGATCGTGGTCTTCTCGGTCCTGGCGGCGACGTCGAACAACGTGTGGAGCATCATCGACTTCCGCGCCGGCTGGGGTCTCGGCAACGCGCTCTTCATCTCCACCGCACTCGCGACCATCGTCGGGGCAGCGTCGGGCGGCACCGCCTCGGCGATCATCCTGTACGAGGCAGCGCTCGGTCTCGGCATCGCCGTCGGTCCCCTCGTCGGAGGTCTGCTCGGCTCGGTGAGCTGGCGCGGCCCGTTCTTCGGCGTCACGACCCTGATGGCCGTCGCGTTCATCGCCATCGTCGCCCTGCTGAAGACCGGCAGCCTCGAGAAGCCCACGCCGACGAAGCTCTCCGCCCCCTTCCGTGCCCTGACCCGTCCGGCGCTCGCAGCCCTCGCCGCGACCGCGCTGTTCTACAACATCGGCTTCTTCGTCCTGCTGGCGTACACCCCGTTCCCGCTCGGCTTCGGCGCGCTCGGCATCGGGTTCACGTTCTTCGGCTGGGGTGTCGGTCTCGCTATCACGTCGGTGTGGGTCGCCCCGATGCTCACCGCCCGTTTCCGGAGGACGACGGTGTTGAAGATCGCCCTGCCCCTGCTCTCGCTCGACCTGTTCGCCGCGGCCGTCGTCGTGCGCTCCCAGGTCGGCCTGATCATCTGCGTCGTCATCGGTGGCCTCGTGCTCGGCGTCCTGAACACCGTGCTCACCGAGTGCGTCATGGAGGCCACCGACCTCCCCCGCTCGGTCGCCTCGAGCGCCTACTCCGCCGTCCGGTTCATCGGCGGCGCCATCGCCCCGCCCGTCGCGACCCTGCTCGCCGACGCGTACTCGCCCTCGGCGGCGTACGTCTTCGCGGGTGCGTCCGTCGCGGTCGCCTTCGTCGTGATCCTCTGCACCACGAGGATCCTGCGTCGCGTCGACGACGGTGCCGAGCCGGAGCGTGTCGAGGCCGAGGCCATCACCGCCGGCGACATGGCTTAG